A genomic region of Prevotella scopos JCM 17725 contains the following coding sequences:
- a CDS encoding Maf-like protein, with translation MKHIILASNSPRRRELLAGLGLDFEVKVLPNIDESYPKNLSVNEVAGFIACKKAAPYRALIGEDDLVITADTVVIVGDEVLGKPKDIDDARRMLRLISGRIHQVTTGVCLLTINKERSFSVTTDVTFKQLSDDEIDYYIEHYKPFDKAGSYGIQEWIGYVGVTSINGSYFNVMGLPVQRLWEEIKKL, from the coding sequence ATGAAACATATTATACTTGCAAGTAATTCACCACGAAGACGTGAACTTTTAGCAGGCTTGGGCTTAGATTTTGAGGTAAAGGTATTGCCTAACATTGATGAGTCTTACCCTAAGAACCTGTCTGTCAATGAGGTAGCTGGCTTCATCGCGTGTAAAAAGGCAGCTCCCTATCGTGCGTTGATAGGGGAGGACGACCTTGTCATTACGGCTGATACAGTGGTGATTGTTGGCGATGAGGTGCTTGGAAAACCAAAAGATATTGACGATGCACGTCGTATGCTTAGGCTTATAAGTGGGAGGATACATCAGGTAACAACGGGTGTTTGCTTGTTGACTATAAATAAAGAGCGTTCTTTTTCTGTCACAACTGATGTGACGTTCAAGCAGCTTTCTGATGATGAAATCGACTATTACATTGAACATTACAAACCTTTTGATAAAGCTGGTTCCTATGGTATTCAAGAATGGATTGGTTATGTTGGCGTAACATCTATCAATGGAAGCTACTTTAATGTCATGGGATTGCCTGTTCAAAGATTGTGGGAAGAGATAAAGAAATTATAA
- a CDS encoding Rossmann-like and DUF2520 domain-containing protein — MMKVTLIGAGNLATQLGKSLKKVGVIISQVYSRTEASAKSLGELLDTEWLTDIAKLHDEADIYIFSVKDSVLCELISEVCKGRGDKLFLHTAGSMPMSCFEGKTKHYGVFYPMQTFSKTKDVNFENIPVFIESNSIETEDAIRRLAYKISKRVITLSSAERKYLHLSAVWACNFTNYCYSVASDLLTQHGIPFDVMLPLIDETTDKIHKISPKEAQTGPAVRGDRNVMNQQLKLMEDREDLQGLYQMLSKGINPHIETLD, encoded by the coding sequence ATGATGAAAGTTACATTGATTGGGGCTGGTAATCTCGCTACACAGTTAGGCAAGTCGCTTAAGAAGGTTGGTGTTATTATCAGTCAGGTATATAGCCGTACTGAAGCATCGGCAAAATCATTGGGCGAACTACTTGATACGGAATGGTTAACTGATATCGCTAAACTTCATGATGAGGCTGATATTTATATCTTCTCTGTGAAGGATAGTGTTCTTTGTGAATTAATATCTGAAGTTTGTAAGGGTAGGGGAGATAAACTTTTCCTCCATACAGCAGGCTCTATGCCAATGAGTTGTTTCGAAGGAAAGACAAAACATTACGGCGTGTTTTATCCAATGCAGACCTTTTCTAAAACGAAAGATGTGAATTTTGAAAACATACCCGTGTTTATCGAAAGTAACTCAATAGAGACTGAAGATGCAATTAGACGTCTTGCCTATAAAATCTCTAAGCGTGTGATAACGCTGTCTTCAGCTGAAAGAAAATATCTGCATTTATCTGCTGTTTGGGCTTGTAATTTCACAAATTACTGTTATTCCGTGGCATCTGATCTACTTACTCAGCATGGAATTCCATTTGATGTTATGTTGCCACTGATTGATGAGACAACCGATAAGATTCACAAGATTAGTCCCAAAGAAGCACAGACTGGGCCAGCAGTACGTGGCGATAGAAACGTGATGAATCAACAATTGAAGTTGATGGAGGATAGGGAAGATTTACAGGGGCTTTATCAAATGCTTTCTAAGGGTATTAACCCACACATTGAGACCCTTGATTAA
- the htpG gene encoding molecular chaperone HtpG: MQKGNIGVTTENIFPVIKKFLYSDHDIFLREMVSNAVDATQKLKTLSVIGEFKGELGDLSVRVNLDEKAGTLTISDHGIGMTAEEIEKYINQIAFSGVNDFLEKYQDKAEAIIGHFGLGFYSAFMVAKKVEIITKSYKEGSQAVKWSCDGSPEYTLEDTDKTKRGSDIVLYIDDDCKEFLQKSKIEELLNKYCKFMAVPIVFGKKTEWKDGKMVDTDEDNVINSIDPLWVKAPSTLKGEDYKSFYRTLFPMNEEPLFWIHLNVDYPFNLTGILYFPRVKNNIELQRNKIQLYCNQVFVTDQVEGIVPEFLTLLHGVIDSPDIPLNVSRSYLQSDSNVKKISTYISKKVADRLQSIFKENRKEFEEKWDDLKLFINYGMLSDSDFYERAKDFALFKDTDGKYFTFEEYKTLVKDNQTDKDGFLVNLYTNNKEEQYSYIEAAKQKGYSVIDASGQLDVPLLSMLEQKQEKTRYVRVDSDIVDRIIQKEDTPKNKLTSDETDNLSEAFRSQIPHIEKADFTIDVQSLGEAFQPVLVTQNEYMRRMKEMSQYQQGMGFYGQLPDSYNLVLNADHPLVKKVLDDVTANTAEELKPVASELKGQEARLAALHQAQDKKKAEELTQEEKDDMQNTQKTVSELQNKKKAIVAEYAKGNDIVHQLIDLALLQNGMLQGAALDKFLKRSISLIK, encoded by the coding sequence ATGCAAAAAGGAAATATTGGGGTTACAACAGAGAACATTTTCCCCGTTATCAAAAAGTTCTTATATTCTGATCATGACATCTTCTTGCGTGAAATGGTATCAAACGCAGTTGATGCAACGCAGAAACTGAAAACGCTTTCTGTAATAGGCGAGTTTAAAGGCGAGTTAGGCGATTTAAGTGTCCGTGTTAACTTGGATGAGAAAGCAGGGACATTGACTATCAGCGACCATGGTATTGGTATGACTGCTGAGGAGATAGAGAAGTATATCAACCAGATTGCATTCTCTGGTGTCAACGACTTCCTCGAGAAGTATCAAGACAAAGCTGAAGCTATTATTGGTCACTTCGGTCTTGGTTTCTATTCTGCCTTTATGGTAGCCAAGAAAGTTGAGATTATAACAAAGAGTTACAAAGAAGGTAGCCAGGCCGTGAAATGGAGCTGTGATGGTAGCCCAGAATATACGCTTGAAGATACTGACAAGACAAAACGCGGTAGTGATATCGTTCTTTATATCGATGATGACTGCAAGGAGTTCCTTCAGAAATCAAAGATTGAAGAGCTGCTGAATAAGTATTGTAAGTTCATGGCTGTTCCTATCGTCTTTGGTAAGAAGACAGAGTGGAAAGACGGCAAGATGGTCGATACAGATGAAGATAATGTAATCAATAGTATTGATCCATTGTGGGTTAAGGCACCATCTACATTGAAAGGTGAGGATTACAAGAGCTTCTATCGTACACTCTTCCCAATGAATGAGGAACCATTATTCTGGATTCATCTAAATGTTGATTATCCATTCAACCTCACGGGTATTCTCTATTTCCCACGTGTGAAGAACAACATCGAACTACAGCGTAATAAGATTCAACTCTATTGCAACCAGGTATTCGTGACCGATCAGGTTGAGGGGATTGTACCAGAGTTCCTTACTTTGCTTCATGGTGTCATAGACTCTCCAGATATTCCTCTGAACGTGAGCCGTAGTTACTTGCAGAGTGATTCTAACGTGAAGAAGATATCAACCTATATTTCTAAGAAGGTAGCTGATCGTCTGCAAAGTATCTTTAAGGAAAATCGTAAAGAGTTTGAAGAGAAGTGGGACGACTTGAAGCTTTTCATTAATTATGGAATGCTCTCAGATTCTGATTTCTATGAGCGTGCAAAAGACTTCGCTCTTTTCAAGGATACTGATGGAAAGTACTTTACCTTTGAGGAGTATAAGACACTCGTAAAGGACAACCAGACTGACAAGGATGGCTTCCTCGTTAATCTTTATACGAATAACAAAGAGGAACAATATAGCTATATTGAGGCAGCAAAGCAGAAGGGTTATAGTGTTATTGACGCAAGTGGACAGTTGGATGTGCCATTGCTTTCAATGCTTGAACAGAAGCAGGAGAAAACACGCTATGTACGTGTTGACTCTGATATCGTTGATCGTATTATTCAGAAGGAGGATACTCCTAAAAATAAATTGACATCTGATGAGACTGACAATTTGTCAGAGGCTTTCCGTTCACAGATTCCTCATATTGAAAAAGCAGACTTCACGATTGATGTGCAGTCACTCGGAGAGGCTTTCCAGCCTGTTCTTGTAACACAGAACGAGTATATGCGTCGTATGAAGGAGATGAGTCAGTATCAGCAGGGTATGGGGTTCTATGGACAGTTACCTGATTCATATAATCTCGTTCTTAATGCTGACCACCCATTAGTTAAGAAGGTACTAGATGATGTCACTGCTAATACAGCCGAGGAGTTGAAGCCAGTAGCTAGCGAACTTAAGGGGCAAGAGGCTCGTCTTGCTGCTTTGCATCAGGCCCAGGACAAGAAGAAGGCTGAGGAACTGACGCAGGAGGAGAAAGACGATATGCAGAACACGCAGAAGACTGTTTCTGAACTTCAGAATAAGAAGAAGGCTATTGTTGCAGAATACGCTAAGGGTAATGACATCGTTCATCAGCTCATTGACTTGGCATTACTGCAAAATGGTATGCTTCAGGGAGCTGCACTTGACAAATTCCTTAAGCGTTCTATCAGCTTGATAAAATAA
- the mltG gene encoding endolytic transglycosylase MltG, with amino-acid sequence MVKSKRKNKGTTSRWIIIAIFAVLAGVAYFLFFSGMSRTGKEKYVFIDENDNIDSVYAKLQPISTPQGFWVFKQLVGVMGYANKIRPGRYTVGSSGSLQTSRHIINGLQSPVKVTIRSVRTIEDLATDVSKKLMFTSAELLSRLKSKEVCKKYGYTPETIPAMFIPDTYDFYWNTTVDKFLDKMSEENKKFWNFERKEKAKQAGFTESEIVTLASIVDEETDNEAEMPKVAGMYINRLHINMPLQADPTIKFATKNFTAHRIYQKWLTVDNPYNTYKYRGLPPGPIRIPSVAAIDAVLNYVHHDYIYMCAKEDFSGTHNFAKTYEEHQVNAAKYAKALNERGIN; translated from the coding sequence ATGGTAAAGTCAAAAAGAAAGAACAAAGGGACAACTTCCCGCTGGATTATTATTGCTATTTTTGCTGTATTAGCTGGTGTAGCTTACTTTCTTTTCTTTTCGGGAATGTCTCGTACTGGAAAGGAAAAATATGTGTTTATTGATGAGAATGACAATATAGATTCTGTATATGCCAAACTACAGCCTATCTCAACCCCTCAAGGTTTCTGGGTGTTTAAGCAACTTGTTGGTGTTATGGGATATGCCAACAAGATTCGTCCTGGTAGATACACGGTGGGCTCTTCAGGTTCTCTTCAAACTTCACGACATATTATCAATGGCTTACAGTCACCTGTGAAGGTCACGATTAGATCAGTAAGAACAATTGAAGACTTAGCAACAGATGTGAGTAAAAAATTGATGTTCACAAGTGCAGAACTTCTATCACGCTTGAAGTCAAAAGAAGTTTGTAAGAAATATGGATACACACCAGAGACAATCCCTGCAATGTTTATTCCTGACACCTATGACTTCTATTGGAATACTACAGTCGATAAGTTTCTCGATAAGATGAGTGAAGAAAACAAAAAGTTTTGGAACTTTGAACGTAAAGAGAAAGCTAAGCAGGCTGGCTTTACTGAAAGTGAGATTGTGACGCTTGCAAGTATTGTTGATGAAGAAACGGATAATGAAGCTGAGATGCCTAAGGTTGCAGGAATGTATATCAACCGTCTGCACATTAATATGCCATTACAAGCAGATCCTACGATTAAATTTGCAACAAAGAACTTTACGGCTCATCGTATCTATCAAAAATGGTTGACGGTTGACAACCCGTACAATACGTATAAGTATCGTGGCCTTCCTCCTGGACCAATTCGTATTCCTTCTGTGGCAGCTATTGATGCAGTCCTTAATTATGTTCACCATGATTATATCTATATGTGCGCTAAGGAAGATTTTAGCGGTACACATAACTTCGCCAAGACCTACGAAGAGCATCAAGTGAATGCGGCAAAGTATGCTAAAGCACTGAATGAACGTGGTATTAACTAA
- the kdsB gene encoding 3-deoxy-manno-octulosonate cytidylyltransferase: protein MKFIGIIPARYSSSRFPGKPLALLGGKAVIEHVYRQVRGAMEDVFVATDDQRIYYAVEAFGGKAVMTRSDHKSGTDRICEALDKIGGDYDVVINIQGDEPFIQKSQLQTVMQCFDDPRTQIATLGKPFESMQAVENPNSPKIVLDKDGYALYFSRSVIPYVRGKESNEWHTHFPFLKHIGLYAYRTEVLREVSHLPQSPLELAESLEQLRWLQNGYKIKVGLTDVETIGIDTPEDLQRAEVKLSHLQG from the coding sequence ATGAAATTTATTGGAATCATCCCCGCTCGCTATAGTTCTTCACGCTTCCCAGGTAAGCCTTTAGCATTACTTGGAGGAAAAGCCGTAATAGAACATGTTTACAGACAAGTACGTGGTGCAATGGAAGATGTTTTTGTTGCCACAGATGATCAGCGTATCTACTATGCAGTAGAAGCATTCGGGGGTAAGGCTGTGATGACGCGAAGTGATCATAAAAGTGGTACTGACAGAATATGTGAGGCTCTTGACAAGATTGGAGGTGACTATGATGTTGTGATCAACATACAAGGTGATGAGCCTTTCATACAAAAAAGTCAACTTCAGACAGTTATGCAATGTTTCGATGATCCTCGCACACAGATTGCAACACTGGGTAAACCTTTTGAATCGATGCAAGCGGTAGAGAATCCTAATTCGCCTAAAATAGTGCTCGACAAGGATGGCTACGCACTTTATTTCTCTCGTTCGGTTATCCCTTATGTTCGTGGTAAGGAAAGCAATGAATGGCATACACATTTCCCTTTCTTAAAGCACATCGGACTTTATGCTTATCGTACAGAAGTTCTTCGTGAGGTAAGTCATCTTCCACAATCCCCACTTGAATTGGCTGAAAGTCTTGAACAGCTCCGTTGGTTACAGAATGGATATAAGATAAAAGTAGGTCTGACGGATGTTGAAACAATCGGTATTGACACGCCAGAAGATCTTCAACGCGCTGAAGTAAAGTTATCCCACTTGCAAGGATAA
- the rlmH gene encoding 23S rRNA (pseudouridine(1915)-N(3))-methyltransferase RlmH: MKTILILVGKTQNKIFKVGIDDYVSRIEHYMPFSITTIPELKNTKSLSEEQQKQKEGELILKEIQPSDTVVLLDEHGSEFRSIEYANWMKQKQNTSRRLVFVIGGPYGFSSNVYARANEKISLSRMTFSHQMVRLIFTEQLYRACTIIKGEPYHHE; the protein is encoded by the coding sequence ATGAAGACTATTCTTATCCTTGTTGGGAAAACGCAGAATAAGATTTTTAAGGTTGGTATAGATGATTACGTCAGCCGTATCGAGCATTACATGCCTTTTAGTATTACGACAATTCCAGAATTAAAAAATACGAAAAGTCTTTCAGAAGAACAACAGAAACAAAAAGAAGGTGAACTGATTTTGAAAGAAATACAGCCTTCAGATACGGTTGTGTTGTTGGATGAACATGGTTCAGAATTTCGTTCAATAGAATATGCTAATTGGATGAAACAAAAACAAAATACATCTCGACGACTTGTTTTTGTCATTGGGGGACCATATGGTTTCTCATCAAATGTATATGCTAGAGCCAATGAAAAGATTTCATTGTCACGTATGACATTTTCTCATCAGATGGTTAGACTTATCTTTACAGAACAACTTTATCGTGCTTGTACAATTATAAAAGGTGAACCATATCATCATGAATAA
- a CDS encoding KdsC family phosphatase, which translates to MINYDLKKIKAIVFDVDGVLSASTIQMDEKGDPLRTINIKDGYAIQLAVKHGLQLAIMTGGHNENIRSRYEYLGVKDVYISCSMKKRTWEEFLQKYDLKEDEIIYVGDDIPDYEVMKRAGCPCCPKDACVEIKEISTYISDCKGGHGVARDILEQVMKAQGKWVLNEKAFGW; encoded by the coding sequence ATGATAAACTACGATTTAAAAAAGATAAAGGCTATTGTTTTTGATGTTGATGGTGTACTGTCTGCTTCAACCATTCAGATGGATGAAAAGGGCGATCCACTTCGTACGATTAATATCAAAGATGGTTATGCTATCCAGTTAGCTGTTAAACATGGTTTACAGCTTGCTATTATGACTGGTGGACATAATGAGAATATTCGTTCACGCTACGAATATCTCGGTGTTAAGGATGTTTACATCAGCTGTTCAATGAAGAAGCGCACCTGGGAGGAGTTCCTTCAGAAATACGATTTGAAGGAGGACGAAATTATCTATGTAGGTGATGACATTCCTGATTATGAAGTGATGAAACGTGCTGGCTGTCCTTGTTGTCCTAAAGATGCTTGTGTTGAAATCAAAGAAATATCAACTTATATCAGTGATTGTAAGGGTGGACATGGTGTTGCACGTGATATTCTAGAGCAGGTGATGAAGGCGCAAGGGAAATGGGTGTTGAATGAGAAGGCCTTTGGCTGGTAA
- a CDS encoding HAD family hydrolase: MKDFETYIFDLDGTLLSTLNDLAASTNYALRWAGMPERSVEEIRMFVGNGVKLLMERAIPDGINNPKFEETYAKFREHYMEHNLDTTRPYDGIPELLRELKGRGKKLAIVSNKFYAATQELAKYFFPDTIEIAIGERDNIRKKPAPDTVLEALKQLNASKAGAVYIGDSDVDIMTAKNCELPCISVLWGFRDKEFLIKHGGKIFVDKPSEILSD, from the coding sequence ATGAAAGACTTTGAAACTTATATATTTGATTTAGACGGAACATTGCTCAGTACGTTGAACGACTTAGCAGCCAGTACTAACTATGCTCTTCGTTGGGCAGGTATGCCTGAACGGAGTGTGGAAGAGATACGTATGTTTGTGGGAAATGGTGTTAAATTGCTCATGGAAAGAGCCATCCCTGATGGAATAAATAATCCTAAGTTTGAAGAAACATATGCCAAATTCCGTGAACATTATATGGAACATAACCTTGATACAACCCGTCCATACGATGGTATTCCAGAGTTATTACGTGAATTAAAAGGTCGTGGCAAGAAACTGGCTATTGTAAGTAACAAGTTCTATGCTGCTACACAAGAACTTGCAAAATATTTCTTTCCAGATACCATTGAAATAGCTATCGGCGAACGCGACAATATCAGAAAGAAACCTGCACCTGATACCGTGCTTGAAGCGCTTAAGCAATTGAATGCTTCTAAGGCTGGTGCTGTATATATTGGTGATAGTGATGTTGACATAATGACGGCCAAAAACTGCGAACTACCATGTATCAGTGTGCTTTGGGGATTTCGTGATAAAGAATTCTTGATAAAACATGGTGGTAAGATATTTGTTGATAAGCCTTCCGAAATTCTGAGTGATTAG
- a CDS encoding aminoacyl-histidine dipeptidase: MANVELKPACVFEQFAKINQIPRPSKHEEQMISYLQEFAKERNLDVKVDKVGNVLISKPATKGMENVPTVVLQSHMDMVCDKLVDIDFDFNKDAIQTYIDGEWLHAKGTTLGADDGIGMAYELAILDSNDIEHGPIECLFTRDEETGLTGAFGLEAGFMTGNYLINLDSEDEGQIFVSCAGGNSTTAVFNFERENAPEGYFFMEASMKGLVGGHSGDDINKKRANAIKLLARFLYVEQAKMDLRLSYWNSGKMHNAIPRDGKVLFAVPSANKETVKADWNIFSTEVADEFHVTDTAMVWNLESADAAPVMPKQISHNVILALQALDNGPLTNCQDEALAYMVETSSNVASIQTEENKLTVVSSQRSNVMSNLENMTNTVRACFELAGAEIVVDDSYPAWKMNPNSELVHVAVEEYKKIFGKEPLVLGIHAGLECGLFSEKYPHLDMISFGPTLRYVHTPDECLLIPTVQMVWDHLLAILKNIK; encoded by the coding sequence ATGGCAAATGTAGAATTAAAACCTGCTTGTGTCTTTGAGCAGTTCGCTAAAATCAATCAAATACCACGCCCATCTAAGCATGAAGAGCAGATGATTAGTTATTTACAGGAGTTTGCTAAAGAGCGCAACCTTGATGTAAAGGTTGATAAGGTTGGCAATGTCCTAATTTCTAAACCTGCTACTAAGGGCATGGAGAATGTGCCAACGGTTGTTCTTCAGAGTCACATGGACATGGTATGTGACAAACTTGTTGATATAGATTTTGATTTTAATAAGGATGCTATTCAGACCTATATTGATGGTGAATGGCTTCATGCAAAGGGTACAACACTCGGTGCCGATGATGGTATCGGTATGGCTTATGAGTTGGCTATCCTCGATTCTAATGACATTGAGCACGGACCAATCGAATGCCTCTTTACACGTGATGAAGAGACTGGCTTGACAGGTGCTTTCGGTCTCGAAGCTGGTTTCATGACAGGAAACTATCTTATCAACCTCGATTCAGAAGATGAAGGTCAAATCTTTGTAAGTTGTGCAGGTGGTAATAGTACGACAGCAGTATTCAACTTTGAGCGTGAGAATGCACCAGAAGGCTATTTCTTTATGGAAGCAAGTATGAAGGGTCTTGTTGGTGGTCACTCTGGTGATGACATCAATAAGAAGCGTGCCAATGCTATCAAACTCCTTGCACGCTTCCTCTATGTTGAACAGGCAAAGATGGACCTTCGTTTAAGCTACTGGAATTCAGGTAAGATGCACAACGCTATCCCACGTGATGGTAAGGTACTCTTCGCCGTTCCTTCAGCTAATAAAGAGACCGTTAAGGCAGATTGGAATATCTTTAGCACAGAGGTTGCAGACGAGTTCCATGTTACTGACACAGCTATGGTATGGAATCTTGAGAGTGCAGATGCTGCACCTGTTATGCCAAAACAGATTTCACATAACGTTATCCTTGCTTTGCAGGCACTCGACAATGGTCCATTGACCAACTGCCAGGATGAAGCCTTGGCTTATATGGTTGAAACTTCAAGTAATGTTGCAAGCATACAGACAGAGGAGAATAAGTTAACAGTTGTCTCTTCACAGCGTTCAAACGTAATGAGTAACTTAGAAAACATGACCAATACTGTTCGTGCATGTTTCGAGTTGGCTGGTGCTGAGATTGTTGTTGATGACAGCTATCCTGCATGGAAGATGAATCCAAATTCAGAGTTAGTACATGTAGCAGTTGAGGAGTATAAGAAGATCTTCGGCAAGGAACCACTCGTTCTTGGTATCCATGCTGGTCTTGAGTGCGGTCTTTTCTCTGAGAAGTATCCACATTTAGATATGATTAGTTTCGGCCCAACACTTCGTTATGTTCACACACCTGACGAATGTCTTCTCATTCCAACAGTTCAAATGGTATGGGATCATCTGCTTGCTATTCTTAAAAACATCAAGTAA